TACCTTTACAAGACCTACATACTGGTGAGGGACTGTTGGTTAGACCCCTATAATGCCATAGGCTCATCtatataccgaacaaaaatataaacgcaaccatTTCAatggttttactgagttacagttcatatcgggaaatcagtcaatttaaatattcattaggccctaatctatggatctcacatgattgggcaggggcgcagccatgggtggggccagccaatcagaatgagttttcccccacaagGGCTTTACTacggacagaaatactcctcagtttcaccaACTGtcggggtggctggtctcagacgatcccgcaggtgaagaagccagatgtggaggtcctgggcaggCGTGGTTACGCGTGGTCTGCGGTTTTCATACCAattagacgtactgccaaattctcttaaaCGATGTTGGAAGCAGCTTGTGGtatagaaatgaacattcaattctctggcaatagctgtagtggacattcttgcagtcaacatgccaattgtactctccctcaacttgagacatctgtggcactgtgttgtgacaaaactgtacattttagagtggccttttattgtccccagcacatgcgtaatgataatgctgtttaatcagcttctgaATATGCcagacctgtcaggtggatggattatcttggcaaaggattaatgctaacagggatgtaaacaaatttgtgcacacgatttgagagaaataagctttttgtgtttatggaacatttctgggatcttttatttcagctcattaaatgTGCGACCAACACTTAACATattgcgtttttatatttttgtccagtgtAGTTCAAGATGCCTTTCCTTGGTTAGAGGACACATTTGCATATGCTGTGGGCTGGTTTCtcagacacagattaagtctGCCTAGTCTTGGACTTTTGAATCAGCCCCTAATCGGGAGATATTTCCGGGAAACCAACCCAGTGTGCTAGCTATCTACAGTGTTGGTAAGGTAGAGAGAGTCAGGGTGAGAGACAAGTCCTCACTGTTGTCGTCTTCCCATGACTTCCTCAGGAGCGCAAGGTGTATTGGTGCGGGGTGGATTACCTTGAGCAGGACTACATGGTTCAGGATGAGGACGAGGTGGTCTTGCCCTCTGCGCTGAGACACATCCAGGAGAGCATCCGTGTGCTGGAGGAGGTGGAGCTAATCAACGTGCCTGTGCCCGAGTTCTCAGACAGCGACCCGGCCGACATCGTCCATGACTTCAAAAGCGTGAGAagagaacactacacacacacacacacacacacacacacacacacacacacacacacacacacacacacacacacacacacacacaaaaccaggTTTCCATTCAACCTTTTTTATGCGACTGAAGTGCGTGTCGGATAGAGTCACGACAGGCCGAAACTGAACATTTGTCGGtcaactttccaaatgtcgacaacCATAAATACACTAGACACGGTGAGCTCTTTTGTGTTAGTAAAATTAATTGTGAGAAAAGTCGGTGGAAACgcttttatgtgcaaatattgatataataaccatcacatCGAAGTAAACTTGGGTCACTCGATGACATGCACCTCTCACTACGACTTGTTTGggaaccatgcagtttattaggctacaaatGAAATCCGTTTTGAAGAACTTCGGAGTGGTGAACGTGGAAGGTATTGACCACTGTgcacctttccaataaatatccagAGTCTTATTCTGGCGACATGCTCAGCAAATGCTTGGCTGCCGTTTTGACAAATCAAAAATcttgctcttttgtccataatcTTGTCGTGTAGGCTCATACTCCCATATGTATCTGAGCTGTTGGCTTGAGCGCATTTggcaataccagagtgggcacactGAAAAtctgatggaaacccatttaacttgtatgtTTTTATTTGGTTCATGGGAATTTAACTGCAAACGGTGTTAAGTCATCAGGCACAGccttttatccacaacaagtcaatttgatgaaaTGCATCTCTGGTGGGGGAATGCGCATGTTGTTTTTATGTGGATTTTAGAAAATTCACATGAATCTGTttaattggatggaaacctacacacacacacacagtggtgtgaATTGTTGTTGAGAAATACTGCATATGTAACATCAGAGCTCGGTCTATCTAGCTGCTACCATGCATTTACGGCTCAAAGAGGAAAGTCCTTCCTCCAGCGTATTATCCGTCAAACTCCGATTTCTAGAAACCGGTAAGTGTTCAATTCAATACTGTGTTAATAAAACATGTGCTGAATTGAAGTTGAACGTAATCGTGTGTGTTGAGGTCTTGAGGTTTGCATGTAAAGTACCTCCGGGTGTTTTTGTAGCGTTGGATCgaattcctttcctcctcctcagagGCTGACAGCCTACCTGGACCTGAGCCTGAACAAGTGCTACGTCATCCCCCTCAACACCTCCATCGTCATGCCTCCCAAAGACTTGCTGGAGCTGCTCATCAACATCAAGGtacctgtaacacacacacatacgactGGAACGGTTTATGTATttcaatcatttaaaaaaatctatcaAATGTTGAAGGGAATAATGTTAATTAAGTGTGTGAGTTGCCCCCTCCCCCTAGGCTGGTACCTACCTTCCCcagtcatacctggtccatgagcagatgatggtgacTGAGCGTCTGGAGAACGTTGACCAGCTGGGATACTTCATCTACAGCCTCTGCAAGGGCAGAGACACCTACAAGCTGGAACGCAGAGAGACCATACTGGGTTAGtactgctgacacacacacttttataGATGTACCCCAAATAGTCACGTATTAACCATTTTGTGAAATTCCTTCGGCCCCTTGGTGGACCTGAAAACACACAGCATTATACTCTGGCCAATGAACAGTTGCCATAGCAGATGTTTTATATAGGTCTACACACCCATTTTTAATACATATTCCTTCATCTGTACCTTGCAGGCAGGGAGAAGCGTGAAGCCCTGAACTGCAGGACGATCCGTCACTTTGAGAACAAGTTTGTGGTCGAGACACTCATCTGTGATCCTTAAAGTGAAAGGGGACTGGCTGCTTCAGACAATCCATGTATAGTTTCACTCAATGTCTGCAGTGAGATTtttaacccttctctctctcccatatcacCCCTCATAGATTCTTTACTATTCTGTACTGCTGGTAGTTTTGAGTTGTCAAATTTAAGTCCAGATGATTCCAAGTCAATACTGTTGTATAAAACTAATGCATTTTTCACTTTGTGTAAAGTACCATTTTCATTTGGGGGCAACTCTTCTCTTCAAAGAATAAGATATGTGTTCAGCTTTTCTTTACTCTGAGGTTTATTATTGTTAAAGAAAGTGTTTAAATGGACACTTAAGTCAATTAATTACACTGTTATCAGGTATAACTAGATTGATGAAATATAAACTCAATGAGAATATGCTTACTTTAGCATAGAAAATGAATGATTTTTGTATCTGCTGTCACAAGTACAGTGGGATGAAACAAGAGGAATCTCTGAAAACAGAGCACATGGTAactaacatgttaatatagtctGTAAAAAGGAAGATTAATACCACAATAAATCTTAATCGTTTTATTGGTTTTTGTTCTCATGGTTTTACAAATATGATATTTCTAAAGTTAAACTTTTTTTACTGTGCAACACAATGGCATTATGGACTGTTTTAACTTGACATCCAGAGAGATCTTGGTCTGAGGGAATAGACCACTTGTTCTTACACTTATATTCTCCATTTACACATTAAATGAATGGCTCCTCCTGGAGTAGTCAAATCCCATAACTTAATTGATCTTCAGATGTTGGGATAAAAAGTTGCCATGGATTTAGCTTACACTTTAGTCTTTGGATGAGGCTGGTTTAGTAGTACCTGGGGTTGCATTTAGCGTTGCACAGCATTGTGGAACATTGCAGATAAATGTCCTGAATAGAGCTGACATGAGTCCTTATGCTACATGTCAGAGGCATGTTTATTCTACATAACATATCTGAATATTCAAAAAGGTTGTGCTTCGCTGACCTTGCCCCTAGGGTCCAGTTCTGGGGCTGCCTTGTGAAGGGCCAACTGGGTTTCAGACACCACTACAGTATTACGAAAAATGGCATGCAAGAACAGACGCACTttcaataaaaaataaaggaTTTGACTGACAGACAAGCACAGAGCCCTCAGACACGGCCAAGCACATTGGAAATAATACTTGTACCTCAAACACTCAATGCATCAGTTTTGGTGCCGGTTTGTAATCAACGGCTGGCTTTTATGCTCATTTTAATTAGTCCTCATCCGAGGCAGTAATACAGCTTAATTTTATCATTTCAGTAACAATTATCTTACTACAAATGTATGTGCTTTCAATTCCAAACAACTCAAAGATCTACATTTTCAAACCCATCCCACTGGCTATTTTTATTGCAAATGGAAGTgataccttacacacacacacttcaatatGGCACAAGCTTCCTTTATCACCTCCTATAAATGCATCATGAAACCCCACCTGTCAACTATGGTAATATGGGTGAATATTTCAAACCAAACcaataaccacaccatatctaaaaTATTAAGACAGGAATAATAAAACATGCAGTCTGCCACCCTTTGGTGAGGTCCCACGACAATAAGAATGAAATATTGAAATCGTTGATGCAAATGAGTGGCCAGAATGTTTGTCTACCTAAAAGGTGGCTTCCTGACAATCCCTCTACCAAGACAGGCAAAATCAATCTCTTCTGTCTTGATTACAAGGTGAGGCAGTGACTTAAGACACTAATTTTGCGTTATCCTTTCTACTTTGGGCCAGACTGCTGTTTCTCAAACTTGTTTTGTGCCTTTGAAGCAGTCTTCAATTAGAGCTCACCAAATCAGTGTCGTCATCTCAGGGACCAAAGGTTGAGAAACAACTGCTCTACCTAACTGGCCTGTGAAGTGAGGCAAGTGCAGTAGTGACTGAGCATGCTCTAAGCCCTAGCGTTTTAAGCTGCTCTAGCTAGCCTGGTGCCAGAACCAATTCATTAACTACTGAATCCCCCCAGTCTTACCCACCACTAATGTCTATGTTTTGTCAGGGACTGTCAAGCTTTGTTGTGTTGCCAAACTTGACATCATATAAAGTAAGCACAATAGTCCATCTCATCCCACTAACCAATAGGAGCTCCGGGTTTTAAATAAAATATGAGTCTAGAAAGGCTCTGGGAATGTCAGGAGAGAAAATATTGGAAAGCATTCTCATCTAGTGTCTTCTCTTGGGCTGAGAGTAGAGAACTTCATTGGGATAATCTGGCAAATATTTCTATCCTTAAATCAGCAGCCCTGCCCACCGTACCATCCCTCCCTATATAATACATGGTCCAAATAAATACAACTTTAAAATAAGCGCAAACGGGCAAAAGGAGATGAGAAAAATACTTTTTTAAATCACAATAATCCTTGTGGCCTTCATtataataatagtaaagacaaaATGAAGCCCTAATAGTACATACAAAAACCACCACCATACAGTCTCATATCATTCAAAAACACAGGGAATATCTACAAGTGGCCGTTGTACAATGTACTTCATCTGGTAGACCGGTTGAGGATAGTTGTATACTCTTCATGAACGCTCATCTCCTCGTCGACTTCTACAATGTGATCATGCTCTGCCTAACAAAGTCTTTGACCTTCCTATCTACACCTCTCCTCAGTCGGCGTAGTGCATGATGGACTCGACGTAGTTCCCGGGGAAGAGGCCGGTGGTGCCACTCATCGTTCCTTCGTACCAGCCGTCGTCGTTCTTCTTGATGACGTAGATGATGGCGCCCTCGTTGAAGGACAGCTCGTCCTCCTTGTCCGCCGCGTAGTCGTAGATCGCCACCACTGTGcaccaatgagagaggaggatgttagAGGAACGAAGAGGTCAGGGGAGATGGGTAGAGGACAGGGAGATGAGGGCGAAAGACAGAGGGAAGAACTGGAGAAGTGGACAGGGCAGGGGTTAGATCAGGGTGGCAGAGAGAATCACTCGCTACCTTTCTCCATGTAGGTGCGTGGGGCCCACGGGGGGTCCTCCTCTGCGTAGGGATCACTGTACTCCACAACGGCcgactcttcctcctcctcatcatcatcctcatagTCCTCTGGAGGTGGAGGGGGCGGGGTGGGTTCCTCAAACACAGCTTCTTCTATGGGGGGCGGGGGAGGGGGCACGTCTGAGactgtggggtggggggggggttacaacAGTCAGAAACCACCATGCCTACATTCCACTGGTTGGTTAGTTACATGTTGACTGACACTGGCATTCCCATGCatagggctgcagtggttgttTGGGTATCCATGCTGAAAGTGTAAAGAAAAACTGGGGGAAAGGAGAACAATTTCAACGTGCATAGATGAGAAGTTTATTTTTTATCGAAGTTGATGGATAGTTCAGCTTTGAAGTATCGACAAAAATAGACTCACGTTGTGAGTAAAATAAACACATGCACGAGGGAGCCACTGTGAAGACGAAGCAACAAGGCAGAGGAGCTAAACGCCACTTACTGGTCTCCTGTACCCGAGCCACAAAGCCCATCAGAGGGAGCTGGGGAGTGATCTGCATGGACGGGGGAGGGGGGGCAACAAGAGGACCTGctacagacacaccacaccacaggagaagcggggagagcgagagaggagaaagaaagagggaagaaaaagAGCAGCAGATTGTAATTaggaaagaaaggagaggaaggaaggcagAAAGAGAGATGTGGTGGAATTAGAATTTAGAACATGATAGAAGCCAGTTAGATCAGTAGGCAGACTAGGCATTAAAAAGGGCTAAATCAAGAGCAGGAATCCTTTCACACAAAAAAAAGACATCGAGCTGCTGGGACCTAGGCGCTTTGTGCCTTCCCATAGGTTCACCTGTCTGCTGAAATCAAATGGCATTTTCGTGTATGAATTTAATACTCTGAGGTTCTGAGAACTCACAAAATGACAGTTTGTTTCCACAAGATCTAAAAACTTGTCAGCTAGTATTTCATGTTTTTTAACCAAACTCTCAGCCAAGTAACATAAATAATATGGGTCGGTATACATTTTCTTCCTACAAATGAGTTACAGGATGGACCAGGAGCCCAAACGCTCCAGGATCCAAACCAGACAATAATATATGAAAGAAATCTCTAAAATGCAGACTCAATATCTAAACACAAAAGACAATTTGCGTTCTGGTAGGAGTGATAGTGTTGCTGGTCAGGGCTGTTACCTGGGACCTGGTTGAAGTGGGGTCCTCCGTTGGGCTGGTTCAGGGCCAGGGGCATGTTGGAGTTGGGCTGGCCTGTCAATGACGCGGGCCGGCGGTACGGCAGAGACCCCCCCACCGCAGGAGGGTTCAGTGGTTGCACCGGTCGGTTCATGCTGAAGAACTGGGGGGCACCTGGGGTACAGACAGCatagggaacaagagagagattTTGGTACGGTGTAGCTATGTCGCTTAACTTAGCACTTCTGGTTCCCGTCACAAGATGCACTTAATTAATGGGATCAATTTAAGC
Above is a genomic segment from Oncorhynchus gorbuscha isolate QuinsamMale2020 ecotype Even-year linkage group LG23, OgorEven_v1.0, whole genome shotgun sequence containing:
- the LOC124010548 gene encoding integral membrane protein 2B-like isoform X1, which codes for MVKVTFNSSFGQRDLKKACNAEALIPEERDLEDGMRVRRQSKVCCWYRCLGLALMLSGVVVGGAYLYKTYILERKVYWCGVDYLEQDYMVQDEDEVVLPSALRHIQESIRVLEEVELINVPVPEFSDSDPADIVHDFKSRLTAYLDLSLNKCYVIPLNTSIVMPPKDLLELLINIKAGTYLPQSYLVHEQMMVTERLENVDQLGYFIYSLCKGRDTYKLERRETILGREKREALNCRTIRHFENKFVVETLICDP
- the LOC124010548 gene encoding integral membrane protein 2B-like isoform X2, with protein sequence MDLEDGMRVRRQSKVCCWYRCLGLALMLSGVVVGGAYLYKTYILERKVYWCGVDYLEQDYMVQDEDEVVLPSALRHIQESIRVLEEVELINVPVPEFSDSDPADIVHDFKSRLTAYLDLSLNKCYVIPLNTSIVMPPKDLLELLINIKAGTYLPQSYLVHEQMMVTERLENVDQLGYFIYSLCKGRDTYKLERRETILGREKREALNCRTIRHFENKFVVETLICDP